The sequence below is a genomic window from Sorangiineae bacterium MSr12523.
CCCGTTGCACTGCGGGTAGTGCATGACGGAGGCCGAATCGTAGGTCGTGAGCGCACGCCAGCTGTTGTCCTCGAAGCAGGTGCCCGACTCGGGGCGCGTGTGCTCGTGGCGGAAGCCCAGGGTGTGGCCCAATTCGTGGCGCAGAATGCCCGCCAACGTATACGGAGCGGTATTTCCGAATGCGCTCGTGCTGATCAGCACATTGCGGCTCGAACGCCCATTGTTCGGGAAGAAGGCGCGGGCGAGGTACGAGGTGGTCGACGTCTGGTTCACGTCGAACACGACGTTGGTGTTGCTCGCCGTGCAGTTCCCGTCTTGGCCGCTGCTGTGAACGAAATTCACCTTGGCAACGCCTTCCCACGCGGCCGTGGCGCTGTTCATGGCGTTGACCACCGTGTTGTAACGGCTGCCGAACGAGGCGCGGCTCACGCAGTACGTGATGTT
It includes:
- a CDS encoding M57 family metalloprotease — translated: MRTNILSSILFVGASLMACVSVGCAADSENNASEPEVTGTTASISFDAWEKTVAREDETGNYIVNGDQVLTSRDELRSFYEEYVQQGDLIVHRANGADAKWNNTQKLNITYCVSRASFGSRYNTVVNAMNSATAAWEGVAKVNFVHSSGQDGNCTASNTNVVFDVNQTSTTSYLARAFFPNNGRSSRNVLISTSAFGNTAPYTLAGILRHELGHTLGFRHEHTRPESGTCFEDNSWRALTTYDSASVMHYPQCNGSNRGDLVLTTRDRQGAAALYGAP